CGGTGTCACCCCCCAGCAGAGACCCTGTCCTCGTGCAGGGGCTGCTCCGTGTTTGctctctggctgctgctgctgctgcgcggCGCCGGGTGACGTGGCCTCGTCAGGCACCTGTCACCTCGCCCCTTGTCACTGCTAATTATCCAGCACGGGGCTGGCAGCCGGTACACTGTAATTATTGTAACTCATAGCGGGTTTGgctgaaaaaaaagctttaaaccCGCGCTTCCCACCTCGCCTCCCTCCTCTGCAGGGTACGGGACGTCGCTGCCAGGCAGGCCCGTGGCTCGGGGGGGAACAGCGAGTCCCACCAGGGGTGGAAGGAGAAAGCCCTGGAGATCCTGGCTGGGATCCAGGCCCCGCTCTCCCTCCCCGTGCTCAGGTGGGTGCGGGGCCGtgtggctgctcccagccccagcttgGCCATTCCCAGTCCCGctcctctgctccagctccctcctgctcttCAGGTGGGGCACGGAGCCCCTTGCAAGGGGGGATTGCTCCTTGGGGTCTCGCATGGCCTCCTAGGGATATTTCCCCCTCCGCAGAGCTGGAATACAAAATGCTGGAGTGGTGGTGGCGGGGGGAGCCACACCAGGGGGGTGGAaatcaaagcaaagcaaaggaaaatttctcctttttctcccccccccctttttttttttccttttacctcCTGTCATTGAGAAATTGGCAATTAAAGGTTGCATTGTACCCTAATTGCTCGTCTGATTGAGCTGTAATAAAAGAACCTTCTGAGCAGTCTGAAGTATTTAAAGGGAAGAAATTACCCAGGGGATAAAAGCGCTCAGATCCTTCCCGTAAGCAGCGTGCGGGAGGACGGGGAGATGGAGGGGTAATTGACTTGAGCTTTTGTtactggggggagaggggggtggTCTTGTCACATCCAGCCTTTAGTGTTTTAACTTAATTTATAATGAAGCTGTTTATTTGCTTCATGGGAGCTGAGCAGTGAGATCAGGAGTCGATGCTGTGAAGCGAACCGTCTCGCACAGCCCCATTTGTGCCTggctggggaaactgaggcaggggagggcCAGGACTGTGcctgggaggagggggagggagctGAGGGAAGCGGCCACGTCCCCGGATGGTGCCTGGGTGCTGCCTCGTAGCCTGGCCGAGGTCTCCGGGGGGGCTTTGAGTGCAGCCACGGCCCCTGGGGGGCTGCTCACCgccttgctgtgctgctctgtccCGCAGGTTGTGCGGCTGGGTCCTGCTGCGGCTCCTGAGCCGCCTCTTCCTCAGCGTGCAGCTCCACCGAGGGCAGCTGGAGATGGTGCTGAGGGCTGCCACCACGGTGAGGAGCGCGGTCGCCCGCTCCCGGCACGCCGCTGCTGCACATCTCCCCCTCGGCACCCAGTCCTCATCGCCTCCTCCGTCCCCACAGCCCGACGTGCCGCTGGTCTTCCTCTCCACGCACAAATCCCGGCTGGAcgggctgctgctctccttcctcttcttctccaaCGGCCTGGGGGTGCCCAGGGTGACAGTGGGCAGCTTGAACTGCAGCCCTGGCCTCCGGTAAGGCACGGGGAGCCCTTTATCAGCCCGGCACgtggctgctgccctgcacagGGTGAATGAGATTGCCTGTGGGGAGGGCAGAAGGGTGGCAGGGAGGACGTGGTCCCATTCgtggggggcacccacagcATTTTCCTCCCCAACAGGGCCTTGCTTCGCTGCCTGGGAGGGGTTTTCCTGCCTGCGGAGATGGAGCAGGCATCGAGTGGGCAGGACGGAgggctcccagctgctgtgcttgCCTCGGTAAGTCCACCCTCCACATTCACCCCCcgggctgggagggaggaaCCCCCCCAAGCACCCAAAGCACCCAGCGAATGCTTCTTGGAGCTGCAGCACCACGTGCTGGCAGATGGGTGAGGCTGTTGGGCAAAGCCCCCGGCCGTGGGTGGTGGCAGCTCCTGCACGTCCCTGCGGTGCCaccggcacccccagcctccccccctCTGCTCCAGTACGTTGAGGAGGTGCTGAGGAGCCGGCAGCCTCTGCTGATCTTCCTGGAGGAGCCCTGCGCCCCGCGGTGCCTTTCAGCTACTGCCCAGGAGTGGCTGGCCCCGGTGCTCCGAGCCGTGTGGGACGGCGCCGTCCCCGATGTCCTTGTGGTCCCCGTGGGCATCGCCTACGACCTGGCCCCCGACAGCCTCCAGGGCAGCGGAGCGGTGAGCGGCCCCGAGCCCACTCCTGCCCTGGGACAGCACCTGATTCGGGGTGGGGGCGTCCCCCTCTGCCACCccgttaattaattaattaactccACTTCTCCCCCAGCACGGCGCTCGGCCCCTCAgcctcagcacctgcctctgggCCGCGTGCCGAGCCCTGCGCCGACGCCTCGGCTGTGCCCGCGTGGATTTCGCCCAGCCCTTCTCCCTGCAGGTAGCGCGGCACCACGGCCACCCTCCGGGGCAGAGCTGGCTCCCGGGATCCAGCCCGGCCCCAGAGGATGTGCTGAGTGATGCTCTGGGCTCTGCAAGCCTCTGGGGGATGTGTGGAAAGGTTTTGGGATCCTGGGGGGATCTGGCGTTCTCCAGAGAACCGCTGAGCCTGTGTCTAGGGAAAGCTGGGGCTTGATGGGGCAGCTCTTGGTGGGACCAAAGGCGTGGATTCATCTGCGTGGCACTGAGGGCTGCTGGCAGTAACCAGCTCCGTCCCCCTCCCCAGGAGTTTGTGACAAACACCCTCAGCAGACAGGGCAGCGCGGGGAAGCCGccggaggagctgctgctgcccaccctccTCGGCACGCAGTAAGCTCAGGGCAGCGCCTCGCCCCCCCAcgcctgctcccagccccccctttccctcctctctcaccccctgctctgcagctccagccagccGTGCAGCGAGAGGGCAGAGCCTGAGGGTCCGGCCCCTGGAACGGCTCCCGGCTGGGAGGCAGAAGCCAAACTGCTGGTGACCAGGCTGGGCCTGCACGCCCTGAGCGGtgagggggctgctgggggtcggggggggggtcTGTCTGTCCTGAGCCACCCGCCTGGCACGCAGGCTGCGGGGGAGCAGGACGCCCTCGGGGCTGCgtgtccctgctcctgctgctgcctggcagcgCCCGTGCTGGAAATAGAGCACAAACAACCGAGTGCCAAGGGAGACAAACGAGCACCTCTCGCTCCCCGCAGACAGCACCGCCTGCTCCGCCGTCACGGCCGTGGGCATCATGTccacgctgctgctgcacaAGCACCGCCAGGTGAGGCGAGGCCCTCGGGGGGCTTCCAGGCTGccctcagagcccccagcccagctcagcctcCTCTCTCTTCCCTGCAGGGCGTCCGGCTCTCCCGGCTCATGTCAGACTTCGCGTGGCTCCTGGAGGAGACGCTGGTGCGCCAGCACGACGTGGGCTTCTCGGGGCAGCTCCGCGCCCTGGTGCTGCACAgcctggccctgctcagagctCGCCTCACCCTCTACCACCTCGCACCCCTTGGTGACGTCCTGGTGGTCCCCAATGTCTCGGTGGAGGCGTGCAGGGAGCTGGGCCAGCACAGCGCAGCCCTGCTGCCCGTCTTCGCCAGCGAGGCGGTGGGAGGTGAGCAGCGGGGCACGGGGGTCCCTGACTTGGGGCCTGGTGACACTGCGGTGACACCGCTCGCCCCGCTCTGCCGGCAGCCTGCGCCATCCGcgccctgctgctggagatgcTGCCCTTCCTGGGggcggcctcctgccccgccagCATCACGCTGAGCCAGGACGAGCTGCTCCACAagaccctgctgctgctccagctgctgccccccagcctgctggggcTCCAGGTGGGAGCGGGTGGCACAGGGACAGCTGCCGTTGCGTGGAGGTGGCCGGGTGCTCGCCGGCTCCTCACCAGCCCCTTCTCctctctgccagccctgccagcccctcgACCACCAGAGCCAGGACATCTTGGACAAGCTCATCCTGTGCgggctgctggaggctgaggAGGTGGGTGTCCCCGCTCTGCTCCGTGCCCTCCGGTCCTGGTTGGGGACAAGGGACTGGGGCACCTGTCCCCTGCTCCCCCTGGGCCGGGAAGGACCCCCCCCGGGCAGGGGTGAGGGGACAGGGATGCACGGTGCCATTCACGGGTGCCCGGTGTCACTGTGCAGTCGGAGAACGAGCACTGGCTGTGCGACCCGGCCCCACGGCGCTACAGCAAGGGGCAGCCCTGGACCGAGGTGGATTTCACCGACAGTGACAGCGACAGTGAGGACGTCTGCAACCGCTGCTTCAAGGTGCGTGGGGGCTTCCCCCACTCCACACCCTTGGGAtgtggcagggtgctgaggcTCCACAAACTCGTTTCACTTCGGGCTCTCCCCAGCTCCGAGAGCCCGAAGGCTCGCccggcctcctcctcttcctctgccgCCTCCTGAGCCCCGTTCTGCAGACCTACACGCGAGCAGCAGCGTTCCTGGAGCAGCCCAGCTGGCCCCAGCCTGGTaggaccc
This genomic stretch from Anas platyrhynchos isolate ZD024472 breed Pekin duck chromosome 23, IASCAAS_PekinDuck_T2T, whole genome shotgun sequence harbors:
- the GPAT2 gene encoding glycerol-3-phosphate acyltransferase 2, mitochondrial isoform X4, whose amino-acid sequence is MKTWVCDSEQKVEIFIPFLGKYRPLTGRCCQTCTPRSWDGFYHAQLSSLGFRNTTQVTEEDTRYRGWLVRRLCGFLAVWDWKVPADTPRDLPERVCRSRRVRDVAARQARGSGGNSESHQGWKEKALEILAGIQAPLSLPVLRLCGWVLLRLLSRLFLSVQLHRGQLEMVLRAATTPDVPLVFLSTHKSRLDGLLLSFLFFSNGLGVPRVTVGSLNCSPGLRALLRCLGGVFLPAEMEQASSGQDGGLPAAVLASYVEEVLRSRQPLLIFLEEPCAPRCLSATAQEWLAPVLRAVWDGAVPDVLVVPVGIAYDLAPDSLQGSGAHGARPLSLSTCLWAACRALRRRLGCARVDFAQPFSLQEFVTNTLSRQGSAGKPPEELLLPTLLGTHSSQPCSERAEPEGPAPGTAPGWEAEAKLLVTRLGLHALSDSTACSAVTAVGIMSTLLLHKHRQGVRLSRLMSDFAWLLEETLVRQHDVGFSGQLRALVLHSLALLRARLTLYHLAPLGDVLVVPNVSVEACRELGQHSAALLPVFASEAVGACAIRALLLEMLPFLGAASCPASITLSQDELLHKTLLLLQLLPPSLLGLQPCQPLDHQSQDILDKLILCGLLEAEESENEHWLCDPAPRRYSKGQPWTEVDFTDSDSDSEDVCNRCFKLREPEGSPGLLLFLCRLLSPVLQTYTRAAAFLEQPSWPQPEAACVGALQQFLAEEDGLERPTQSLALSTLRTFKEMGVLEEAPSPAGPLLHLTEPFCSSEGRGKLRAFIQQFVQP
- the GPAT2 gene encoding glycerol-3-phosphate acyltransferase 2, mitochondrial isoform X6; protein product: MPGKRAAIWYRGWLVRRLCGFLAVWDWKVPADTPRDLPERVCRSRRVRDVAARQARGSGGNSESHQGWKEKALEILAGIQAPLSLPVLRLCGWVLLRLLSRLFLSVQLHRGQLEMVLRAATTPDVPLVFLSTHKSRLDGLLLSFLFFSNGLGVPRVTVGSLNCSPGLRALLRCLGGVFLPAEMEQASSGQDGGLPAAVLASYVEEVLRSRQPLLIFLEEPCAPRCLSATAQEWLAPVLRAVWDGAVPDVLVVPVGIAYDLAPDSLQGSGAHGARPLSLSTCLWAACRALRRRLGCARVDFAQPFSLQEFVTNTLSRQGSAGKPPEELLLPTLLGTHSSQPCSERAEPEGPAPGTAPGWEAEAKLLVTRLGLHALSDSTACSAVTAVGIMSTLLLHKHRQGVRLSRLMSDFAWLLEETLVRQHDVGFSGQLRALVLHSLALLRARLTLYHLAPLGDVLVVPNVSVEACRELGQHSAALLPVFASEAVGACAIRALLLEMLPFLGAASCPASITLSQDELLHKTLLLLQLLPPSLLGLQPCQPLDHQSQDILDKLILCGLLEAEESENEHWLCDPAPRRYSKGQPWTEVDFTDSDSDSEDVCNRCFKLREPEGSPGLLLFLCRLLSPVLQTYTRAAAFLEQPSWPQPEAACVGALQQFLAEEDGLERPTQSLALSTLRTFKEMGVLEEAPSPAGPLLHLTEPFCSSEGRGKLRAFIQQFVQP
- the GPAT2 gene encoding glycerol-3-phosphate acyltransferase 2, mitochondrial isoform X2, which encodes MEPGLQSTAGLSPSGSQLTSTGRAGRVSKGLFLLEHGDHPRMKTWVCDSEQKVEIFIPFLGKYRPLTGRCCQTCTPRSWDGFYHAQLSSLGFRNTTQVTEEDTRYRGWLVRRLCGFLAVWDWKVPADTPRDLPERVCRSRRVRDVAARQARGSGGNSESHQGWKEKALEILAGIQAPLSLPVLRLCGWVLLRLLSRLFLSVQLHRGQLEMVLRAATTPDVPLVFLSTHKSRLDGLLLSFLFFSNGLGVPRVTVGSLNCSPGLRALLRCLGGVFLPAEMEQASSGQDGGLPAAVLASYVEEVLRSRQPLLIFLEEPCAPRCLSATAQEWLAPVLRAVWDGAVPDVLVVPVGIAYDLAPDSLQGSGAHGARPLSLSTCLWAACRALRRRLGCARVDFAQPFSLQEFVTNTLSRQGSAGKPPEELLLPTLLGTHSSQPCSERAEPEGPAPGTAPGWEAEAKLLVTRLGLHALSDSTACSAVTAVGIMSTLLLHKHRQGVRLSRLMSDFAWLLEETLVRQHDVGFSGQLRALVLHSLALLRARLTLYHLAPLGDVLVVPNVSVEACRELGQHSAALLPVFASEAVGACAIRALLLEMLPFLGAASCPASITLSQDELLHKTLLLLQLLPPSLLGLQPCQPLDHQSQDILDKLILCGLLEAEESENEHWLCDPAPRRYSKGQPWTEVDFTDSDSDSEDVCNRCFKLREPEGSPGLLLFLCRLLSPVLQTYTRAAAFLEQPSWPQPEAACVGALQQFLAEEDGLGESGPGGGRPPTPAGLQVGLGGLPRGFLSLQSAPPRAWR
- the GPAT2 gene encoding glycerol-3-phosphate acyltransferase 2, mitochondrial isoform X1, with the protein product MEPGLQSTAGLSPSGSQLTSTGRAGRVSKGLFLLEHGDHPRMKTWVCDSEQKVEIFIPFLGKYRPLTGRCCQTCTPRSWDGFYHAQLSSLGFRNTTQVTEEDTRYRGWLVRRLCGFLAVWDWKVPADTPRDLPERVCRSRRVRDVAARQARGSGGNSESHQGWKEKALEILAGIQAPLSLPVLRLCGWVLLRLLSRLFLSVQLHRGQLEMVLRAATTPDVPLVFLSTHKSRLDGLLLSFLFFSNGLGVPRVTVGSLNCSPGLRALLRCLGGVFLPAEMEQASSGQDGGLPAAVLASYVEEVLRSRQPLLIFLEEPCAPRCLSATAQEWLAPVLRAVWDGAVPDVLVVPVGIAYDLAPDSLQGSGAHGARPLSLSTCLWAACRALRRRLGCARVDFAQPFSLQEFVTNTLSRQGSAGKPPEELLLPTLLGTHSSQPCSERAEPEGPAPGTAPGWEAEAKLLVTRLGLHALSDSTACSAVTAVGIMSTLLLHKHRQGVRLSRLMSDFAWLLEETLVRQHDVGFSGQLRALVLHSLALLRARLTLYHLAPLGDVLVVPNVSVEACRELGQHSAALLPVFASEAVGACAIRALLLEMLPFLGAASCPASITLSQDELLHKTLLLLQLLPPSLLGLQPCQPLDHQSQDILDKLILCGLLEAEESENEHWLCDPAPRRYSKGQPWTEVDFTDSDSDSEDVCNRCFKLREPEGSPGLLLFLCRLLSPVLQTYTRAAAFLEQPSWPQPEAACVGALQQFLAEEDGLERPTQSLALSTLRTFKEMGVLEEAPSPAGPLLHLTEPFCSSEGRGKLRAFIQQFVQP
- the GPAT2 gene encoding glycerol-3-phosphate acyltransferase 2, mitochondrial isoform X3; its protein translation is MEPGLQSTAGLSPSGSQLTSTGRAGRVSKGLFLLEHGDHPRMKTWVCDSEQKVEIFIPFLGKYRPLTGRCCQTCTPRSWDGFYHAQLSSLGFRNTTQVTEEDTRYRGWLVRRLCGFLAVWDWKVPADTPRDLPERVCRSRRVRDVAARQARGSGGNSESHQGWKEKALEILAGIQAPLSLPVLRLCGWVLLRLLSRLFLSVQLHRGQLEMVLRAATTPDVPLVFLSTHKSRLDGLLLSFLFFSNGLGVPRVTVGSLNCSPGLRALLRCLGGVFLPAEMEQASSGQDGGLPAAVLASYVEEVLRSRQPLLIFLEEPCAPRCLSATAQEWLAPVLRAVWDGAVPDVLVVPVGIAYDLAPDSLQGSGAHGARPLSLSTCLWAACRALRRRLGCARVDFAQPFSLQEFVTNTLSRQGSAGKPPEELLLPTLLGTHSSQPCSERAEPEGPAPGTAPGWEAEAKLLVTRLGLHALSDSTACSAVTAVGIMSTLLLHKHRQGVRLSRLMSDFAWLLEETLVRQHDVGFSGQLRALVLHSLALLRARLTLYHLAPLGDVLVVPNVSVEACRELGQHSAALLPVFASEAVGACAIRALLLEMLPFLGAASCPASITLSQDELLHKTLLLLQLLPPSLLGLQPCQPLDHQSQDILDKLILCGLLEAEESENEHWLCDPAPRRYSKGQPWTEVDFTDSDSDSEDVCNRCFKLREPEGSPGLLLFLCRLLSPVLQTYTRAAAFLEQPSWPQPEAACVGALQQFLAEEDGLERPTQSLALSTLRTFKEMGGRGKLRAFIQQFVQP
- the GPAT2 gene encoding glycerol-3-phosphate acyltransferase 2, mitochondrial isoform X5; protein product: MEPGLQSTAGLSPSGSQLTSTGRAGRVSKGLFLLEHGDHPRMKTWVCDSEQKVEIFIPFLGKYRPLTGRCCQTCTPRSWDGFYHAQLSSLGFRNTTQVTEEDTRYRGWLVRRLCGFLAVWDWKVPADTPRDLPERVCRSRRLCGWVLLRLLSRLFLSVQLHRGQLEMVLRAATTPDVPLVFLSTHKSRLDGLLLSFLFFSNGLGVPRVTVGSLNCSPGLRALLRCLGGVFLPAEMEQASSGQDGGLPAAVLASYVEEVLRSRQPLLIFLEEPCAPRCLSATAQEWLAPVLRAVWDGAVPDVLVVPVGIAYDLAPDSLQGSGAHGARPLSLSTCLWAACRALRRRLGCARVDFAQPFSLQEFVTNTLSRQGSAGKPPEELLLPTLLGTHSSQPCSERAEPEGPAPGTAPGWEAEAKLLVTRLGLHALSDSTACSAVTAVGIMSTLLLHKHRQGVRLSRLMSDFAWLLEETLVRQHDVGFSGQLRALVLHSLALLRARLTLYHLAPLGDVLVVPNVSVEACRELGQHSAALLPVFASEAVGACAIRALLLEMLPFLGAASCPASITLSQDELLHKTLLLLQLLPPSLLGLQPCQPLDHQSQDILDKLILCGLLEAEESENEHWLCDPAPRRYSKGQPWTEVDFTDSDSDSEDVCNRCFKLREPEGSPGLLLFLCRLLSPVLQTYTRAAAFLEQPSWPQPEAACVGALQQFLAEEDGLERPTQSLALSTLRTFKEMGVLEEAPSPAGPLLHLTEPFCSSEGRGKLRAFIQQFVQP